The Streptomyces sp. Je 1-332 genome has a window encoding:
- a CDS encoding amino acid permease produces MKPPPGSPPAPATSADEERLAQLGYTQVLARRMSAFSNYAVSFTIISVLSGCLTMYLFGMNTGGPALITWGWVAVGLMTLFVGLAMAEICSAYPTSAGLYFWAHRLAPSRSAAAWAWFTGWFNVLGQVAVTAGIDFGAASFLGAYLNLQFDFQVTEERTILLFAAILVLHGLLNTFGVRIVGLLNSVSVWWHVVGVAVIVGALAFSPDSHQSASFVFTEFVNNTGWGSGVYVVLIGLLMAQYTFTGYDASAHMTEETHDASTAGPKGIVRSIWTSWIAGFVLLLGFTFAIQSYDGARESATGAPPAQILLDALGATAGKLLLLVVIGAQLFCGMASVTANSRMIYAFSRDGALPFSHVWHSVNPRTRTPVAAVWLAALGALALGLPYLINVTAYAAVTSIAVIGLYIAYVIPTLLRLRKGEQFERGPWHLGRWSRPIGIVAVAWVGVITVLFMLPQVSPVTWETFNYAPIAVLVVLGFAATWWFASARHWFLNPDHERTAARDAARKGAPDPADP; encoded by the coding sequence ATGAAACCACCACCGGGCTCACCGCCCGCCCCCGCGACAAGCGCGGACGAGGAACGTCTCGCCCAGCTCGGCTACACGCAGGTTCTGGCGCGTCGGATGTCCGCGTTCTCCAACTACGCGGTCTCGTTCACGATCATCTCGGTGCTTTCCGGCTGCCTCACCATGTATCTGTTCGGCATGAACACCGGTGGGCCCGCCCTGATCACCTGGGGGTGGGTCGCGGTCGGGCTCATGACCTTGTTCGTGGGGCTCGCCATGGCGGAGATCTGTTCCGCCTATCCGACCTCCGCCGGGCTCTACTTCTGGGCGCACCGGCTTGCTCCCTCGCGCAGTGCGGCCGCTTGGGCGTGGTTCACGGGGTGGTTCAACGTGCTCGGGCAGGTCGCCGTCACCGCGGGGATCGACTTCGGGGCGGCCTCGTTCCTCGGCGCGTATCTGAATCTGCAGTTCGACTTCCAGGTCACCGAGGAGCGGACGATTCTGTTGTTCGCCGCGATCCTCGTCCTGCACGGCCTGCTCAACACCTTCGGTGTGCGCATCGTCGGGCTGCTGAACAGCGTCAGTGTGTGGTGGCACGTGGTCGGGGTCGCCGTGATCGTCGGGGCGCTCGCCTTCTCGCCCGACTCGCACCAGTCGGCTTCCTTCGTCTTCACCGAGTTCGTCAACAACACCGGGTGGGGGAGCGGGGTGTACGTCGTGCTCATCGGGCTGCTCATGGCCCAGTACACCTTCACCGGGTACGACGCCTCCGCCCACATGACCGAGGAGACCCACGACGCGTCCACCGCAGGGCCCAAGGGCATCGTCCGGTCCATCTGGACGTCCTGGATCGCGGGCTTCGTACTGTTGTTGGGCTTCACGTTCGCCATCCAGTCGTACGACGGGGCCCGCGAGTCGGCGACGGGGGCGCCGCCCGCGCAGATCCTGCTCGACGCGCTCGGGGCGACCGCGGGCAAGCTGCTCCTGCTGGTCGTGATCGGCGCGCAGCTCTTCTGCGGCATGGCGTCCGTGACCGCCAACTCCCGCATGATCTACGCCTTCTCGCGGGACGGAGCACTGCCGTTCTCGCACGTGTGGCACTCGGTCAACCCGCGTACGCGGACCCCCGTGGCGGCGGTCTGGCTCGCGGCGCTCGGCGCGCTCGCCCTCGGGCTGCCGTATCTGATCAATGTCACGGCGTACGCGGCGGTGACGTCCATCGCCGTCATCGGGCTCTACATCGCCTACGTCATCCCGACCCTCCTGCGGCTGCGCAAGGGGGAGCAGTTCGAGCGCGGGCCCTGGCACTTGGGCCGCTGGTCACGCCCGATCGGCATCGTCGCGGTGGCCTGGGTCGGCGTGATCACGGTGCTCTTCATGCTGCCGCAGGTCTCGCCGGTCACCTGGGAGACCTTCAACTACGCCCCGATCGCGGTCCTGGTCGTCCTCGGCTTCGCCGCGACCTGGTGGTTCGCCTCGGCCAGACACTGGTTCCTCAACCCGGACCACGAGCGCACGGCGGCCCGTGACGCGGCCCGGAAAGGGGCGCCGGACCCGGCCGATCCCTGA